Within Cryptosporangium aurantiacum, the genomic segment AACGGCGGGTGCCGTCCGGCACCCGCCGTCACTCAGGAACGCGCCAGCGCCAGCGCGTCGTCGTAGCTTCCGCCCTCGGAGAGCAACGACCGCATCCGCATGACCCAGCGCGGTGCGGCCGCCCCCACTACCCCGGTGACCCGGCCGTCACGGCCGTACACCGCGACCAGCCCTTTCCCGGCCGGGCCGACGGACACGAGGGTCACCTCGTCGTCCGGTTCCGGCCGGCCGAGCATCTGCCACTTGCGCTCGTACTGGTCGCTCCAGAAGTAGGGAACCTCGTCGAGAGGCTTGCCCTGTCCGACCAGATCGCGGGCGATCGCCCTGCCCTGGTCGGCCGCGCTCGTCCAGTGCTCCACGCGGGCACGCTCGCCGGTCCGGGGGTTCTGCCACCGGGCGATGTCGCCGGCAGCCCAGACCGACGGCACCGAGGTGCGCCCGACGTCGTCGCACAGCACGCCGTCGTCGACCGCGACCCCCGAGCCCTCCAGCCATCCGGTGTCCGGAACGACACCGAGTCCGACCAGCACCACGGTCGCGTCCACGGTCGATCCGTCGGAGAGCAGCAGCTCCCGGCGTCCGTCGCGCACCCTGGCCTCGACCACGGCGGTACCGCAGCGCAACTCGACGCCTGCCCGCTCGTGCTCCGCAGCCACCTCCGCGCCCACCCTGGTACCGAGGACGCGGGCCAGCGGCGTGGGCAACGTCTCCACGAGCGTGACCGTCGCGCCCGTGCTCCGGGCGCTCGCCGCTGCCTCGCAGCCGATGAACCCGCCGCCGACCACCGTCAGCCGACCGTGCTCGACGAGGTCACGCCGGAGCGCCAGGGCGTCGTCGA encodes:
- a CDS encoding NAD(P)/FAD-dependent oxidoreductase encodes the protein MSTEVGRLVVVGGGLAATRVIEEYRRLDGSGPVVVVAAEPHLPYDRPPLSKSVLRGEHDAVPLREEWSSLGVEFRLGRRTTALHPDRRSVLLDDGEELSYEALVIATGATPRTLPGLAGDGVHVIRTLDDALALRRDLVEHGRLTVVGGGFIGCEAAASARSTGATVTLVETLPTPLARVLGTRVGAEVAAEHERAGVELRCGTAVVEARVRDGRRELLLSDGSTVDATVVLVGLGVVPDTGWLEGSGVAVDDGVLCDDVGRTSVPSVWAAGDIARWQNPRTGERARVEHWTSAADQGRAIARDLVGQGKPLDEVPYFWSDQYERKWQMLGRPEPDDEVTLVSVGPAGKGLVAVYGRDGRVTGVVGAAAPRWVMRMRSLLSEGGSYDDALALARS